The Populus alba chromosome 6, ASM523922v2, whole genome shotgun sequence genomic interval AATTGCCTTGGTTGAATCCAGGCATGCTCCAGGATGGGTCTGTTCATGTAAAAAAGATCATTATCGGTGTCAGTTTGATAAACTTGTACACTTCAAAATGTTATTAAAGGATATGGTATGATCAAATTAACAGTAACAATTCACTGAACGTAGCAAGGGTTCGTGTGGAAAAATTAAGTAATTCAGCATACGCACAATGTATATAGCCAAACAATTGAGAAAGTGAAAGAACTAACTTCGCTGACTGCATTAGAACAGAACCCACAATGAGCTTTCAAACAAGTCATGCAGCTCCACCTTGATGCATCCGAGGCTGTCAAGAAACGCGGACAAGTAGAGTTTGTTCCAAAGTGGGCTGTTTCAATCCCACTAACTTTAGGAGCATGATCAGAAGCTTCAATAAACACAACAGATAAGATCACGAGGAAGGAGATGATTCCGATCATTGAAATAATCATCAACCTTCTCCTTCCATATCTGTCGACAAAACACATGCTAACAAGGGAGCCAATCGCATTTAGGCCAGAAGTAATGAGAGAGAGTGTCAAGGCAACTGAGTTCGAAGCAAATCCGGCAAACTGAACTATAGTTGGGGCATAGTACATGACTGTATTTATACCCACAAACTGCTGAGCAACTTGAACAGTGATACCTGCATAGAGCCCCCTGCGAACTACCTTGTTTTTAAATGCACCCATCACTTTAGTTATCATGCCCTCTCCAATAGCAGCTTCATCAGCCTTCTCGGCTTCAACGGATGATTTCAAGGCATTCAACTCATTTTCAACTTCATGAGCAGGATAGATTTTCTCCAAGATTGCCCTTGCCTCATCTACCCTGTCCtgaatatcaaaaacatattgcaGTAGCACAAAACATCTTAGAGTGGAATGACTAGTCTGTGAGGACATCATTGTTTTTGCGAGATAACAAATTTCAGTGTTTTATAATAGATTTAAACATGTGGGGAGTTTCTTTAAGAAGCATGATCATAACCTTTCTGTAGAGCCATCGAGGAGATTCGGGAAGCGATAGCATCAACACAAATTGAACCAAAGCTGGGACTCCAGCAACTCCAAGCATCCATCGCCAGGTTCCAGGAACCTGAAACACGATTTTGAGACATTAAAACCTTGTTTAACTTCGAGAGGTTAAGGAGCAAGTAGTGATTGTCAGAACACATACCTTGGTGAAACCAAGATTGATAAGATAAGCCAGAAATTGTCCTCCAGTAATTAGCAATCCATTTGTGCTAACAAGAGCACCTCTAATTCTTGCAGGTGAAGCTTCCGAAATGTAAAGAGGAGCAGTCATGGATGCCATTCCCACTCCCAAGCCAACAAAAATTCTTCCGATAACAATCACCCAAGGTTTTGGAGCTACAGCCATGACAATTGCACCAAAAAAGAACACAACATCGGCACCTAAAATTGCCACTCTCCTGCCCCACCTGTCATTAATATATCCACCAAACGCAGCACCAACAATAGCTCCGGCGACAGCCATACTCACTATGGTTTCCTGCCGATATGAAACAAACTTATCAAAGCGAGAACAAAGATGATACCCAAATATCTCTTATCTCTTTCTCTCAAGAAACAACAtagtaaaacatattttaactaACCTGCAGCCATGTTTTTCTGTCAACATCTTCGAAATCTTCACGAATGTAAAGCAAAGCACCAGAAATAACTCCTAAAAATTGCCATAACAAACGACTCATTACTATGTTTTAATGAATCACAAAGACCACAAATTAAAGCAAACTTATAAGAGACAGACAGTCTTGAAAACAGACTATTAATCCTACTAATAAAACCTATCCAAGAGTTGAATTTGTTACCTGTATCGTAACCAAACAGGAGCCCTCCAATGCCAGCTGAAAGTGCAAGCCTCATAATATAAGGAGTCTTCCATACAGTCCTCCAGCACTCTGTAAACTCTGTCTTGTCAGCAGTGGCGACACCTCCTTCCACCATTTTTGCAGATGGAAGTAAATTTCAGAGGAGCTAACTGATAAACTGAGATACAATCTGCAAATTCACAGCCCTGAAAATTATCAGAACCTCATAAACACCTCTTTACAGTAAGGTCAATCGACGCTGACAACTATTGACACAAAGCATCAAATTcctatgaaaaaataagataaaacattgaattaatcaaaataagaatCTTCACTATCTATAATGTCAAACAGACTATTAATCCTACATCAAACAACAGACCAAATCTATCTAATAAacaaatgtaaataaaaaatccttcaTATATTTACACTCTCTCTTTGTCTTACTTCCTTGTCtctgggaaaaaaattaaacacaaagatTCTTTCAAATTATGCTTTGATTAACTTAATTATAACCACGCAGAGTACGTTCAAAACAAcccaaaaggagaaaaaagaaaatgaaacctGTTACTACCTTCACTATAGactgtttatcttcttcttctaaacCCTTTTCTGGGTGCAAACAATGATGCCTTCTGCTGTTCTAATGGATATGCTAAAAGTACCAGTCCTAAATATACACtatactttcatgacatgacACGGAAAGAGATAAAATTTGCTAATGTTGATTTatcaaaaaacagaaaaaagaaggtgatattgacttggttttcttgatttttggaTCATGTAATTAATACAGTATTTAAGGAGTCCTAGAAGAAGTTTGACACATGTAAAATTTTTGACAGGGTGATGTTACCTTGTAAACaaatttccttctttgaatGTATAAATAATGGTAATATTTGtggttatgttttaaaaatattttttaaaaaatttaatatttttttattttaaattaatattattttaatatttttagattattttaatacactaatattaaaaataatttttttaaaaaataaaaaaaatatcattttgatatatttctaattaaaaattattttaaaaaataactacaatcatgtttttaaataaactcataaatatatatatataataatatatttttttttatgaaattaccTTTCAAAATCTTAATTGTTAGCAAATGCAAAACAAAGATAAATAGGTGAGAATCAAAATAAACGCATTGAATAACTaggggtttttaaaaaaaaatagggcagaaaatcatgaaaattaattgaaaaatatatataaaaaacatagaattaTGTCTagtattttgcttttatttataaaaattaattgaaatgctTTTATTTACAGATATGTCTAGTATTTTGCTCTCAAAATCCTTATTGAGGTCATCTTTCTGATAAATAAGGAATCTTCAGTCCGAGTCTAAGATCCATTTCATTTCCAATTAATCACTATAAATACTTGAGAACACTTAACTTCGTTTTGTTAGAAATAGATTGAAAATCTTAGTTTGATTCTATGTTTAAGAATTTTGATGGAGTTGGGCTGGCTTGGTTTAaaaagccaaataaaaaaataaacctaaaacagctattccaataataaattattaaagtgaaatttaaaatagacccattaaaaaccaaaaacattaaacttaTTTAAAGAAATCGGGTTTTTCAATctatatcaaaatttataaaaattaaaaatttcattctagattttttatccaaaccaaAACCGGATAATAAACACCTAgtaaataattgttaatttattattggtttaagaaaaacattgtttttatatatttaatatatttagtgtatgttttgggtgcaaaatattttttaattaaaaatatattaaaatattatctttaagtttaatggaattttaaaaaataaaaataatatatgaaaacgACATGAAAATCACATCAACTTTTCCAGAGATATCTCCTTCCGTGTTTGAATGGTCATAAACTTTATTTAAAGGAAAACATGTGCTCTATAAATATTCTcttgattaaataattttaagagatgaaaagtCATCCATGAGTTCATGACAAACAAAAATGGGCCTGCAACAGCATCAAGTTTGGCCGAAAGGAATGTTTcctttccctctctctttttttctccttttttttttggattccatGCATGAATCTTACGGATAAGTATTATTGTGGAAAAATTGGTGTTTtagtcataataataataatatttattgtgtTATATCATGGTAATAGACAGTGTTATTGACCTAGAAAATtactgtatttgttttttatagccCCACATAACCATGTATTAGCCATAGAATAAGTTGTGGAAACAAAGCACTGCAAATTATTATCTTCCAATTGAATATTATatcaaaagaaatcaaagaaaatttcaatgaaaaatatgatatttccTAAAGGGACTTCCTTTTATGTGCCCTAAAAGTGCTGTGAGTCCAAAGTTGCGTGTTCTTCTCGATCTCCTGCATATAGGAGGCAATGGTCTGCATCAAGAACTTCCTTCTCTTTACATACATACAGACCATGGAGTCTTACCTGCCTCTCTGCTTTCTTTGATGGCACCTTGTCAATGGATTGGGATGAGAAAAGGTAATGTCAGAGCTTAATTGAGATTTCATGGATGCCCTTTTTCCCATCTTCAGAAGATTTTTCTAATCTTGAGCTCATGCTTTTCTCTTATCTATCGATTTTGCTAATTCGAATTTAAAAGCTAGAAATCATGAGGCAGGCTTTTGCACCAAATAGTGAACAATACCAGTAAAATCCCTTCATTTTCGTGGAGACATAGGACATAATTCACatggaaataataaaatcttgttTGGGCTGTGCTTTGATAATAGCAGAGCTCATCAGCAAGTTCATAGTAGCAAGAACTTAAACTAACtaggaaattaaaaatgattgcaGAACAGGAGGAAACCATTATTACAGATACCCAATGAGATACAAAGTAATGCACCAGCAACATAAAATAATGTGCCAATGGCAAAGCATTCTAGCTATATAATGCTAGAAAAGGGTGTTTTTTTCCGAGTTAAATTCAGACAGAATCGGCTCCTTTTGTGTTTTTACCGAATAGTTTTGGTCTGAACCCAGACTTCAGCATCTTCTCAATCTCCTCGAATTGTAGACCTTTGGTTTCAGGTACCAAGAAGAAGATGGCGGTAAGTGCAAGGAAAGAAATTCCAGCGAATAGCAGGAAGGCTCCGGCAACGGTGAGGGTTTCAGTGAGTGTTAAGAAGGTTAGACTCACAATCAGATTTGAAGTCCAGTTCGCCACTGCTGCTATTCCTCCACCTACACCCCTATATCTCAGTGGATATATCTCCGAGTTTACGATCCACGGCGCAGTTCCCATTCCGGGCGAGTAGGAAACAATGTACAAGCCAAGAAGTATAACCGCAAAGAATCCAATTTTGCTTGGGCAACCTTCCTCAAACCAAACGCGTTTTTGCGCAAGACATGAACCTTTTAAATCCTCGTTTGAAACTAGGCAGGCTCCAGGATGGTACTATCACAGAAGAGAACACATCAAATTAGTGCTAATAAACCATCTTAACCCAAAAATTTCTACCCTGTAACTGTTTAATCAACCAGTTTCTGATAATTAAAAGCTTAAGCAGTTTGGGTGAGGTTATAGGAATAAGTCTATATTACTCTCTATCATTTCGTATCGGTTTCAGAATTGGCCAAAAACAGGGCGAGGGGTGAACAGACTTACTTGGTTTTCAGCATTAGAACAGAAAGAACATTGTGCTTTCAAGCAACTCATGCAgtcccatttatttttatttacattagaGAAATAACTTTGACATGTAGAGTTGGCACCAAAATGTGCAGATTCTACTTGACTAATCCCCGGAGAATGGATGGAAGCTTGTTGAAACACGATCGCGAGAACCACAAGGCAAGTAATGATGCCAAACATTGAGATAATCATCAACTTTCTCCTCCCATATCTGTCAACGAAAAGCATGCTAATAATGGAGCCTAGAGCATTGAGGCCAGAGGTAACCAGAGAAAGGGCTAAGGCCACTGATTTTGAAGCAAATCCAGCAAACTGAACTATGGTCGGGGAATAATACATGACAGTGTTGATGCCCACAAATTGCTGAGCAACTTGAACTGTAATGCCTGCGTAGAGTCCCCTGCGGACAACAGGGTCTTTGAAAGCACCCTTCACCTTAGAGAGTGTGGTTGTTCCAATAGAATCTTcaatttccttttcattttgaacGGATTCTTTCAAGGCATTTATCTCAATCTCAACTTCATCAGGATGATATATTCTCGCGAGAATAGTTCTAGCCTCATCAACCCTGTTCTgtagagggggggggggatgaAGCACAAACAAAcgaattttttaacaaaaaaaataatcatatatttaaatttaatctctGTATCGAGCTAAGAGTTTGCTATAAAGGTTAGCTTGTTTTTGTCGACTAAGGCTGTTTTCATATTCAAGTTCGGTTCAGAATTTAATgttgataatttttctttattttcctatttattttaagattaatttcttCGTAaggtttcaaaattttaatttaaattggttTTAATTAGATATATCGATTTTAGCTTCTATTTAAACATACCCATGTCTTAGTTTTGttacaaaaattcattttattcaaattttataaaacatagagattttttctatgtttagaACTATAACCTCGAGTTTGAAAAGCCCTCCTTCTCCCTTCTTTTGCTATAGACCAAGTCAATTGCTGTCTAAAGATTGAAACAAAGTACATGCAAATTTTGTTGAGAAAGAAGGAATTATTACCGCTCGGTA includes:
- the LOC118052870 gene encoding inositol transporter 4, encoding MVEGGVATADKTEFTECWRTVWKTPYIMRLALSAGIGGLLFGYDTGVISGALLYIREDFEDVDRKTWLQETIVSMAVAGAIVGAAFGGYINDRWGRRVAILGADVVFFFGAIVMAVAPKPWVIVIGRIFVGLGVGMASMTAPLYISEASPARIRGALVSTNGLLITGGQFLAYLINLGFTKVPGTWRWMLGVAGVPALVQFVLMLSLPESPRWLYRKDRVDEARAILEKIYPAHEVENELNALKSSVEAEKADEAAIGEGMITKVMGAFKNKVVRRGLYAGITVQVAQQFVGINTVMYYAPTIVQFAGFASNSVALTLSLITSGLNAIGSLVSMCFVDRYGRRRLMIISMIGIISFLVILSVVFIEASDHAPKVSGIETAHFGTNSTCPRFLTASDASRWSCMTCLKAHCGFCSNAVSETHPGACLDSTKAIKGDCRAEKRVFFEKGCPSRFGFLAVILLGLYIISYSPGMGTVPWIVNSEIYPLRYRGVCGGIAAVSNWCSNLIVSESYLSLTEALGAGGTFFLFAGISTISLTFIYFLVPETKGLQFEEVEKLLEDGYKPRLFRGKKEKSKYRVESA
- the LOC118052871 gene encoding inositol transporter 4, which translates into the protein MVEGGVVKAADKTEFTECWKVTWKTPYIMRLAFSAGIGGLLFGYDTGVISGALLYIKEDFEAVGRNTFLQELIVSTCVLGAIFGAAIGGFCSDSLGRRKTILVADFLFFVGAIVMAVAPHPWIIIVGRFLVGLGVGMASMTAPLYISEASPARIRGALVSMNGLMITGGQFLAYLINLAFTRAPGTWRWMLGVAGTPALIQFVLMLSLPESPRWLYRANRVDEARTILARIYHPDEVEIEINALKESVQNEKEIEDSIGTTTLSKVKGAFKDPVVRRGLYAGITVQVAQQFVGINTVMYYSPTIVQFAGFASKSVALALSLVTSGLNALGSIISMLFVDRYGRRKLMIISMFGIITCLVVLAIVFQQASIHSPGISQVESAHFGANSTCQSYFSNVNKNKWDCMSCLKAQCSFCSNAENQYHPGACLVSNEDLKGSCLAQKRVWFEEGCPSKIGFFAVILLGLYIVSYSPGMGTAPWIVNSEIYPLRYRGVGGGIAAVANWTSNLIVSLTFLTLTETLTVAGAFLLFAGISFLALTAIFFLVPETKGLQFEEIEKMLKSGFRPKLFGKNTKGADSV